The following DNA comes from Erigeron canadensis isolate Cc75 chromosome 3, C_canadensis_v1, whole genome shotgun sequence.
taaatataataataactaatatatatccgatataataataattaatatttatccaataaaataacaactaatatatatcgaataatatgttctatcatatatatatatatatatataattaattaaaaataaattaaatttaatgcaagttagttaattaatagtaattgtactattttaattttaatatatactaaaaaacagttgaactaatgacttattaactaatcatatcgctcgatttcatcaaattgacactcgctgatgtcatcatttatttttacataattttatttaattaataaaaaccaaaaactaaaataattaattttacaatgttattaaaattggtttctatcaACAAGTCTggttttcacacacgaacaattgtacataGCAATATCTTGAGTTAAGTCGGGAAGGGGCTGTAAGGTGTTAATATATGACAAAggtgaaaagacaaaaaacactacaacaaatttcgtccataaagaagtctttcaaatgatgaaggaggGTATATCCttccaatgttcttttattacattagtttctttctattagcttaacattcttgacatttAAACTGAACACCtagtatcaatttatatattcaattttgaacttataagcttttatgagttgcatgtattaatatctaatactaataatgtcgtaagtctcgtgtccagtgttggatacatgtctaaaatctagttatatatatatatatttttcaataacAAATAAGCCTTTTATCATCGATCAATTTctattttcttataaataataaaaagcactatattttaattaagttgaaattcactttaatataatattttcaccATTTAACTGAAAGATCCACAAAATGTTATTAGtaacttttttcttcttctttttttttttttattatttttattgttactcttacaagtaattaaaaaataattgaaacaCAATGTAcaacaaaaaaagaattttgaaagtttaaaattttaagttaattagaaatacaattaaaatatattcGATATTATCATACTATTGTGTCgtgttaaattttaattatgagGATTGTTCATTTGAATCTATAATTTTTGGTGAAACCTAAGGAccaaatcttgacccttgatttatcCTAATCAATGgatgaaattaatcatttttttctcttttctctcttctctcaTTCTTCTCCGACAACACAACCGCCGTCCACCACCTCTTtctcttctccggcgagacagcCGCCCGCTAccacctccttcttcttctccgGCGCCGCCGCCACCGCCACCTGCTTCTCCGTCTCAGACCACCCAGCCACGGAGCCGGCGCCGGcagcaagggcttcgcccgtaccgtagcacaccgccaccatctcttggatcgttgcccatcaaatccatacgattcccaaaTGTGTCCCCTGACGGTtaagtttagaacggataagggcctctggcccgtaccgtatccacccgaaaacgaaattGATAATCGCCGGAGATGCCGCCTGAGATATTTCCGCCGCCGGAGATGAATTTGACCGTCGGAGATGATGGTTGATGTCGTCGGAGATGATGGTCGATGTCGCTGGAGATGATGGATGATGTCACCGGAGATGGAAACTTTCatgtgtaattttatttttaatttcaactATTGATGATTGTTGATCCAAGGGCTAAGATTGAGCCCTTGGGTTCCACCAATTTTGATGGATTCACGTGAATACAACCCTATATTGGTGTATATAGATACACAcgatattaatataattaagcTGAATATAATGAACTCATGTATTTATGCATTTTGGCTTTGGATTATTTAATttaagtatattatattttattaccttttcTTTGTATTTGTTAAAAGGTATTTGTTCATTTGAGTCTTGAATTTTTCTTGGAAACTAAGGGACAAATTTTGGCCATTGGATTATCCCCTCAAAAATAAATCCCAACCCTTTATATCCCTCCCTTTCCCCTCGTCTCCTTCTCCCACcaagcacacacacacacacagcgATACAACCAGGGGACTTTCTCTCTCTCCCCCGCTTTTCCGGCAAGCTCTCTGGCGAAGGGATCTTGAACCACCGCCATCTCCGCCTTTATGCATGACCGGCgatacaaccaccaccacctcctccttcttctccggcgatacAACTTCGCTGGAAAACTTCAAACGCTGATAAAACCTTCGTTCcttcgaattagaacatcacacttacaccaaaacactcacaatcacaccgcgaacaaaccctAGCCAGAAATGAATCCGATctatactcgccggaaaacatgaaaaaatcaccggtaaaaattaaaaacactatagctttgttgtttcttcgaattaatgcATGAAACTTGTATCAAATCACTCAGAAACacattccgcacaaaccctagccaATAAACACTGTTTTCGAGCTCGTCGGAAAAATCACAGTGTCGCCAGAATTTGTAAAtccaaaaattgaaaagatgATTGTGTTTAGAATTTGTCCTCGAACAAAACCTCATGATTTTCAGCTTgatttgatgaaaaacaaagacGAATTTGAAGAGAAGATGaacaaaaactttgatgtttttagttttcaaattttttaaaataaaattaaatgaaaaattgtcTGGGATTGTGCAAATAAAACTCATGCAATAGTTGCATAAATGATTACCCATCGAATGCATTGAAGACCTGTCATCAGTGATTATCCTGCCTCTGATTTTGCTTTCTGTTGATGCCTCGTTTGGcttaaccaatcaaatatgattggataatgtcgccggagtaattTACCGGAGTAATTCgtcggagtaaccaatcaagcttgattggcttgaccaatcaaatatgattggacaatgttgccggagtaaccaatcaagttTGATTGACTTGACCAAATCAGatatgattggacaatgtcgccggagtaaccaatcaagcttgatcaatcaaatatgattagacaatgtcgccggagtaattcacTGGAGTAATcaatcatgtttgattggaTTTTGATGATTGTTTGATCCAAGAACTTAGATTAATCCATTGGTTTCCACTATTTTTAAAAGATCTAAGTGAATACAACCCTTTGTTAAAAAACTATTCTTTTGTATCTTTATTTTAAGGTTgttggtttgaaatttaaatacACGCAAGATATTTTCGTTTCATCTATATATTACAcactttattaattaaacatatcaCTTTCATATTCCCATTCAACCTTTTCTTGTTGCATTATCTCTTTcaatatacgagtattttttatttttttttgacttaaccagcttatacatatatattgttaaaatcTTGGGCTCGATAATGTTCCCACGGTATTTGATGGTTCCTTTGCTGGTAATGATAGCAATATTGTTGGCGAGGCTATGCGATGCAGGATGTGGTTATGAAGCTATTTTTAACTTCGGTGATTCAAATTCTGACACTGGTGGTTTTTGGTGGGCATTTCCTGACGCCCCGCCGCCAAATGGTATGACGTATTTTAAACATCCCGTGGGTCGTGCCTCTGATGGTCGCCTCATGATCGACTTCATAGGTACGTACACGTATGTATATCAtgctttttattatttaatacacatgatatatatgttaatatgtatacatatcaaaagttattgtgtatttataatattttgctTAGTATTCCAAAGTACAATGTTGTGTTGTGTACACAAATATCACTATATCTCATGCGGATAACGTTTCTTATCTAAAAGGGGAGGCGGGGGGATTGGGAGATGTTGCTTAATGTACGTATGATATGAAAACACAACCCGCATTCAGAATGGtggaacaaatttttttttcaagtaatCATATGCTTTAAGAATATGCCTGTATTATTCATTTATTAgcatatgtatttatttttttaatcctcATCATTAGTTTtagcatgtttttttttttagacacattttaaaactatttatcTAAACacatcaaacatatatttttttaaatggttgGTATTtgctattttttttgtttgtttaattttacatGTTATTTGATAGGTAAGAACACAACCTTATATATTATCctcttttgaaataaaagaaaatgtcaatttatatgcatttatatatttatattttctaatacataaataattggGATTTCATAGTTAAATTTCTTAAATTATAACATGCCAAATgagttaattatataaaaagcgGATATATTTAAGATATAATTAGTAGTCTTAtgaatttacattttttaattttattattattttatacttttaggtttttataaggaaaaaataattactttaaatataacttacatttttttagcttttttttttaattattaataaataaattattaaagattatctgaaaataaaatctaaacttatTTAGGTTTCAGTTGATGACGCTAATCCAATAcacttaataatttataactagattttagactcgtgtccaacactgaacacgagatttacgatattaacaatattatatctttatacatttaagtcataaaagcttacaattttaaaaaaacacggtttaaagtgttatattttgcaagttgtagtacaataatcataggtttctcactgtcattattagcctagacatattgatggaattgtttgtcgtagtcattccacaagacacatgctatatataataatttctccattataatatattttgaaacaaatgTACTCATACTGTGATactattaggaaaaataattaagaattaaaatataaacatatttgtgatcccgaacttgacatccaagtatatgtatttaatcatgatgcgcgttcataacatgcatatgtttattttcaatcacttgttatatgataatatgataacaattacgattgtttttatattatttgataacaattaggactcttctaatatttgttaataagtcattaggttttcaaataattttttgtagaaaatatttcatatgttaaattttttttatttaaataaatgattgtaaattttaaaaaattctctcaagttgatggctaaaatcaaatataagttaagtattcagggctaaaaagtgtaaattattgatgaaaaataaaaaagtgtaaattaatgagactttttttacaaattaatataaatattaatataataatatatttggataataattattaggatttttaatttgtagtttatctaaatgatgacatcatcaaaagtcaatttgatgaaatcgaacgatgtgattggttaattagtcattagtttaactgtcttatagtatatattaagattaagataagattaagattaagataatttATAACGCACGTTCTAAAAAATACAAACTATATCAtatgtatattaaaaatatatataaagaaaatgtatttttaGCAAATATcaagtttgtttttatatatatttttaaatttaaacttaaaggttttttttatttatatttatttgataatttgttttattttataaatatggtTAATTTCTTGTATATTTGACATGAGgctaaatataataatatattaataaagatATCATGTTGTATCAAAATTTGAAAGTGCTATGTTATATTAAAATTACAATGTACGTGATTAGTTTAAGAAAATTATACATAATGTATATTTCTAATGAGCGTGTTtgtttaaaacattatatttaaCAATTTGAACCTACATATAAAATCTAGTTGAGTAATTCATTGGAGAAAATGGATAATTAAATTGTATAGGGAACTACAACATTGTTGCAATTAAAAGACAAAGTGCCCCATCCCCCTACTGTTCGTCATTCATGTTTCAGAGTTCAGACAACACTTCGTCATTGCCTCGTACTACGTAAAACTCTCGTACAcataaaagataaacaaaaataaaaataaaatattattatatgtaaatatacaGATATAGATCATTCTTTTAAAGTTGCTCTAACTTTACATcattttgattaaaatttattggttaaaaataaaatatcaagtTTGAAAtttaacctttaattttaatttaagaataaaaataattcaACTTAATCTATAAAATTGTATTTGACTTTACAGGATTTTTATTCGTCATGTACTCATGCTTGGAtcataatttgataaattttatgaaattaatatttaattttatttttagcgTATACGGTTGTTCAAAGATTGAGAACTCTCATTACATTAAAATGTAGGCATCTTTTTATCACTGGCGGATGTAATATATAGATTTGTAAGGTTTTTTCTATGCAGATTAATGGTGTATAAATTTACtgtttttcaaaacaaaaaattaacattgacattaaaataaaaatatggttaattacttgaaaagtcTCTCAACTTATTTAATAAATCTTTTCCGGAGCTCAAACAAATAAGCTCGCGAccgaattaaattaaaaatagtattACACGCTTTCAGCCAGGTAGATTGGTCCCAAAATACTAGAGTATAACAAAACTGTGTTATTTCACTTTCCTTTTTCCTTCTTTCTTGTTCTCCCccctttctctttttttttttcacaaattcctattaaattaaaactgaGGTCACCAAATTAAATCGATATGCAACATTAATAACATAGATCATGTATTCATATGACTAACACAACACATCCATGATTCATAACACAACTAATAACAAACAATCATAACTTTGACATGTATCCGTCATGCGTCATCTATGGGTGCTTACAAGAAGAAGAGGCTCCACCACAAGACATCCCATAATCCATTGCTAACAAATGGTGCCGGTAGCATAGATCGTTCTTATGTTGGGACAGATGACGAACTTTCAACTAACTATGGTGAGATCGATTTAGAAGCTTCGAGTCGATTAGATGGAAGAAAATGGTCAACAAGTTACAAAAGTCAAGAAGGATTGGAGCTTGTAGCTATAAATTGAGAATTAGGAGGGGGTTCTCCTTCATtggttgataataataattgttttagCTATAAGTATAAGCCCGTGTTCTTTGAAGATATGGTATGGAGCAGCCCAGATTGCAACGACCCTGACCCGAACAAGGCGACATGGACACGAAGCTCTTTCAGAGCAACCTTTTTGTCTGCTTTTCGCATAAACATCCCTGGAAACatatcttcttcctcttctttgGTCGGACatggttttgatgatgatgattgatcGATTTCGGTATTCTAGGGTTCTTTGAGCAGACAACAggccggggggggggggggggggggggggcaaaaGTGAAGTGGGGCAATTGTGTTATAATAGAAAGTTAGTGGTATCTGAggtgtaatatttttttaaatgaaaatgacATGAAAATAACATGTAATcaattaatgaaataaaaataaattaaaataaaataaaattatttttttttaccggCTACTTACCCGAGTTCTCataatagttattttagttgttttctTTGAttcaaataaaactttttttgtttgagCCCCATAAAAAGTTTAGGTGAGGAGTTGAGGGATttttcaagtaattagcccataaaaatattaatcaatGGTTGAATGTTGATTTTGAtaggtataaaaaaaaagaaatgtcaGGTTTACAAActaattacaaatatatttttacaaattgATGTGTCACCAATAAATTAAAGAGAGagattaaaaaagtaaaaatatttttttacatgtaaTTGATTCACATAAGTAACACTAAGTTTGTTTGTTAAcctaatatttttaagtttagaaaagatATTGAAGTAATTTTAACTTTGAAAAGAGAGAGGCGTAATATTCAACTTTACAATAATATATAGATGAAATTATtctaaaaaaaatcatcataatcatcatcatcacatcAATAAGTTTTAAGTTATTTGACCAttgactttaaaaaaaaatttcttcattATTAGTATTGATTGTTGCAAAATTATATTCGATCGGGTGTAGCGGAAAGAATAGGAGTTCCATATGTGAGCCCATACTTGAAGTCCATTGGATCGGATTATAGGCACGGTGCAAATTTTGCAACGCTTGCATCAACCGCGCTTATACCAGAAACCTCCTTGTTTGTATCCGGACTCAGCCCATTTGCATTGCCCATTCAACTTAaccaaatgaaacatttcaaGGCACAAGTCCACGAACTTTACTCCAAAGGTAACATACcaaattaatatgtttgttcTCCAAACAAAGGCATACATTTTTTTATCTACAAGAAAGTTAAGAAAGGATATTAATTATAGTGGCATTTGGGCTTTGTTTTGTTTACAGGGTCATCTAATCTTCCTCCACCAGATATATTTGGAAAGTCGCTTTATACATTCTACATCGGTCAAAATGATTTCACATCCAACTTGCCTAAATATGGCATCAATGGAGTCAGAAAAACACTTCCTAAAGTCATTTCACAAATTACCAGCACCATTAAGGcaagtatatatacatttgaAAAGTCGTTGTTATCAAAGAGTACGTTTTTACCAAAAAAGAATAAGGAATTAATTATAGCAATTTAAtttgtaatatgtttttatgCAGGAGTTGCACGGGTTAGGGGGTCGTACATTTTTGGTCCAAAATTTGGCACCCATAGGATGTTACCCTGCATTTTTGGTACAACTCCCTCATAGTGAGAATGATATTGATGAATTCGGGTGTTTAATCTCATACAACAAGGCTGTGGTTGAATACAATAATATGCTCCACGAGGCACTTCTCCAAACGAGGCAACAACTCTTGGATGCCAAAGTCATTTATGCCGATTCTCACAAAGCATTGCTAGACCTTTTCCAACATCCGACTTCTCATGGTACGCACGCACAGTTATTTCTTTCTACGAtataatcaaatacatatataccttACGTACGAATTCttcattaactaattaaattttattatgcAAATTGATCTAGGTTTAAAGTATGGCACATTAGCATGTTGTGGGAATGGAGGTGGTTCCTACAACTTTAATCCGCAAGTGTTTTGTGGGAATAACAAGATTGTAAACGGCCAAAATGTCACGGCATCAGCTTGTAGTGATCCAGGAAAATATGTGAGTTGGGATGGTGTCCATGTCACAGAGGCTGCTAGCAAGATCATCGTCGATAAAATCCTCGGCGGTGGCTTCACAGATCCACCTTTCGAAATCCGTTGCTCATAACTTGACTCTAGTTAATATATCGCTTTCTAGCTTGCTGAACCAAAAAAACCCAATAAAGTAATGACATAGATAAGTAAATTCATATTTACATATCTTGTACACTAAGGATTATAATAAAGGCCTAAAAGGCCCAGATAACTACTTCTAGTTCGTGAACCAATGAAAAGTTATCATCACCAAATGGACAAATATAATGTATAACAAGTTAattaacaactatatatatatcgtaaCAGTTTGGAAAATACTAAATTCATCTCTAAAAGTTGTAGTTAACTTGCagtaaaaaagaaattgaattATTCAATATAAAAAGCTCAACCTCTGAATTTTATAGTAAGTGTATATCTATTTCATGCACCTTAACTACAacctttaaaattatatttagcAAAACCTAAATAGTTTTTGAGACCTGGATTTTATAGATCATTTAcacattttactttttatgtgttCTGCATGACGCATTTTGGACTAACCAAGTAGTAGATCTCTTGAGGTTTTCAATAAGGctataaaacaaaaatgcaTCCAGCCATATTATCAAGCCCAACTTAACCATGCCTATCAAATAGCCCTAGAAAATCTGAATATGTCCAATTTTTCCAAATAAATGAAGAGAATAATCCGCCGCACACTACAAATAATCCACATTCCACATCTCACAATCACACATATAATAAATGGTAAAACTAGacatatagttattttttaaacaCATTTCCCTcatcaaaattttctttataagaTGAAACATTCTGCAAAATCTCATCTTTGACATATATAGATAAGGATTCACCTATCATTATtgtaaacaaactaaaaatatatttcttgAAAGTAAATCAGTTCTTGAACATGCTTAGCAACTGATTCTCTAATCTCGATATATTACGTAcgctataaaaaaaaaaaaacttatcacACCCGCAAGTTTTTGTTCATGATGTTGAGTTAGCAAATATAATTGTTCACTGATTTAGGTAGGTATCATGCATCTATCCTTCCATATTTAgacactacaaacaatattgcatttgttcacacttttaggtgaatgtgaacaaattaaaaattttgtcacgctttttagtgtgtagaaatatatttaattaaaagttacacactaaaaagtgtgtagaaataaaagttcacacttcttagtgtgaactttcataattattttgtcacgcctcatttgttcacggtaacatttttagttaccgtggacaaatgagttgtaacaaaataattattaaagtccacattaaaaagtgtgaacttttgcttctacacactttttagtgtggagaaatttccacacacttttaattcaatatatttctacacactaaaaagcgtgacaaaatttttaatttgttcatactcacctaaaagtgtgaacaaatacaatatgatttgtagtgaGAAGACAATAACAATTTTGGTAACATGTAATGTGCAATTGTGCACTATGTAGCACCTAAACGGGTACGGCAAACGGGTACATAAACGATACGGGAACGGGGAACGGCAAAATTGAAAATTCAAGGATACGGGTatgacaataaaaatatataaaaatataaattatatcaaatttttatAGAGAAATATTTGAGACTTtagagattatgtataattgtatatgtataattttataatatatgcttgATCAGTGATCATTCATTgaatgtttagtgtttaataattggttttggaataaaaaaatttaatgttgatcaaattgtatataatatagctGTCTGGGTTTGGGGAATAGAAAAAGTCCATTAAAACCTTGATATTAATTAGAAACCGtatgaaaacttcaaagaaaCGTTTCAGTATATGTAGATAATTCAAGGGAACGTTTCATATGTGTTTTGTACGCGAAAACGTTTCCATGGAGTTTCGAAAATAGGTACGACTATCTGTATGGAGTTTCAGTGCATCATAGATTGTGCATGTTGTCCATATCTTTTCCATATTTATTTCCAAATGCTATATAAAAAAGGAACTGAAAATTtggttttattattaaaaattatagacACTTTACACGTACATATATACTATTAAATCACGGAATTggtgatatatgtatatgatgatattttagttatactactcgtattatatacCTACTCTGCTCCGCAATAATGTTTATAAGCAACATAATCATCTTAAAGGATTTTTCCATGAAAAAGAAGTTAGAGGTCCAAAAAATCTCTGATTAAAATTGTCTTTAACACGTTTAAATCGAAactcattttataaaaaaaatgaaataaatatattgtatataacaTACTATACTGTAAGATATTTTGATAGTATAAtatgcttttatttttataaaaaataagcCTTTCATCGGTcaatttctattttttgttaaaataaaaagtagcaCTACTAATTTTACACCATTTAACTGAAAGATCCTCAAAATGCTattaaaaactctttttttttaaaaaaaattattttactttCACAAAAATTACGGAGGCCTCCCCGACATATCTTGCAACGTCGTCAATAGCATGCTCTTACTTCGTCTTTCCCCTAATAAGTCATCAAATTTGGTGCTTTTTGATCCCCAGTTGCTATGGAAAACAAAGGACGAAATATAATCGATTCATCCATTTAAGTGGTTCTCGCTTCTCCTTGTTCTTGTTCCTAACTCCTCCCGGGTAGTATCTAATGTTTGGCACTTTCCATACTTGATGGGTGCAACATCAACAAATTCGCTCATGATCAAGTTACAACCTAAGATCTATGACCATATTATGTTAACTGTTCGTATTTCGTTCATTCGATCGGTATGCAAAATTTTACTTTCACAAAAATTACGGAGGCCTCCCCGACATATCTTGCAACGTCGTCAATAGCATGCTCTTACTTCGTCTTTCTCTTAATAAGTCATCAAATTTGGTGCTTTTTGATCCCCAGTTGCTATGGGAAACAAAGGACGAAATACAATCGATTCATCCATTTAAGTGGTTCTCGCTTCTCCTTGTTCTTGTTCCTAACTCCTCCCGGGTAGTTCCTAATGTTTGGCACTTTCCGTACTTGATGGGTGCAACATCAACAAATTCGCTCATGATCAAGTTACAACCTAAGATCTATGACcatattatgttatatgttcGTATTTCGTTCATTCCATCGGTATGCTCGCAGGTATCTGTAATTGTGATCCGTTTGTCAGAACCAATGGGTCTTTCTGTGGAAACCTCCACGaatgtataataaaaaatgaattatAGAAGTTTAAAATCTTAAGTTAGAatacaattaaaatatattagatATGCTACTATGTCGTACTAAATTTTCATTAttggtgtatgtatatatggacacgatattaatataattaagcTGAATGAACTCATGTATTTATCCATTTTGGCTTTGGATTATTTAATttaagtatattatattttattacgtttttttgtatttgttaaaAAACTATTCTTTTGTATCTTTATATTAAGGTTTTCGCTTGAAgcataatcatttaattacaCACAAGATATTTTTCGTTTCATCTATATATTGCTGATCACTTTATTCAGACACATTCCTTTCATACATATGCCCATTCAACCTTTTTTCTTGTTACATTTACCTCTTTGGctctttcaatatttttttgACTTAACCAGTAATTTATAGAGATATATCGTTAAGAGCATAGAATCGATAATGTTCCCACGGAATTTGATGGTTCCCAATTTGCTGGTAATGGTAGCAATATTGTTGGCGCGGTTGTGCGATGCAGGATGTGATTATGAAGCTATTTTCAATTTCGGTGACTCAAATTCTGACACTGGTGGTTTTTGGTGGGCATTTCCGGAAACCCCATCGCCTAATGGTATGACGTATTTTAAACATCCAGTGGGTCGTGCTTCTGATGGTCGCCTCATGATCGACTTCATAGGTACGTACTTATGTACATCATGCTTTTTGTTAGTTAATACACAtgatatatgcatgtatatatattactatattataaagcaaataacattgttta
Coding sequences within:
- the LOC122591133 gene encoding GDSL esterase/lipase At4g01130-like — its product is MFPRYLMVPLLVMIAILLARLCDAGCGYEAIFNFGDSNSDTGGFWWAFPDAPPPNGMTYFKHPVGRASDGRLMIDFIAERIGVPYVSPYLKSIGSDYRHGANFATLASTALIPETSLFVSGLSPFALPIQLNQMKHFKAQVHELYSKGSSNLPPPDIFGKSLYTFYIGQNDFTSNLPKYGINGVRKTLPKVISQITSTIKELHGLGGRTFLVQNLAPIGCYPAFLVQLPHSENDIDEFGCLISYNKAVVEYNNMLHEALLQTRQQLLDAKVIYADSHKALLDLFQHPTSHGLKYGTLACCGNGGGSYNFNPQVFCGNNKIVNGQNVTASACSDPGKYVSWDGVHVTEAASKIIVDKILGGGFTDPPFEIRCS